TGCTCACGTTAGAGCGTTTCAGAAATATTTTCTAATATTAATTTGATGGTATTCTTTAGGCATCATGAATATCCATATATTGTTGTATACATTTAGTCAACTCTAAAAAGGTATAACTTCTGCAgttattttaggatggagggaatAGCTTGCAAGCAATGGAGACCCTTAAAAGCCTGTGAATCGAATTTTTAAGTTTCCCATGGATTAGTTGGCAAGCTCAATCCTTTTCCGACGCTTTCAAACCGTGGGTTGTCGAGCTTTTCTTTTACCCAAATACAGGATTAGTTTGTATTTCGTATTTTGTATGTGTCATCACAGTGTTAGCTTGTGATGAATGATGAGAGAGTATCTTCAAATGCAAGTTCAActtaagctcaaaattttagaACTTCATCTTTAATTAGGCATGTTTTGTTTTTAAATGCAAAATGTCACTACCAATAGAGTATTTTTTTAGTTGGCTGCGACCAGGAAGCTCCATGCGTCCTTATGCAGCGcctctattttttttctaaaaaaggcAATGTTCTTTTTAAATGATATTTCAAAAAATATAGGCatatttttaatctttttttagaatttattttTCAATCTTTTTGGAAACACACCATAGGCATTGGCGCGGCATGGCCCCTACCATTGGCGTGACATAGTCCAGCATACTTCCAACTTTTTTCTTCTGTAGCAACCCAAACCTTTTGTTTAGGTTTGCAAAAATCCACTTGTTAAGACTTGGTTAGCCCAAAGCCCCTTTTCTCAAAGGTATAGTTGACCCAAAAACTTACGCAAAGAAAAACAAGTTAGACCCATCTTTCTAGTTTTGTGGTCAGACTGCGATCAACATCCACAATAGCCCTATTTCTTGACCTTCAATTGACCAGTTAAACAGTTAGGCGGTCACCCCGTACCTCTAGGAGGTTAGATCGCCAGCGTCAAGCAACTCTTCATGTGCAACGGGTAAGTGTGTTGTCGTCACTCCTTCAGTGCCCACCTGGCCACTTAAGCTTGCGTCCAACACCATTAGCATACCTCTCCTTTCGTCGTCCCTCTTCATTCCCACCCACCCATTGTTTGCCATTCTCCCCAACCCAAGGCTAGTAAGAGGGAAAGTCCATGGAGTTTCAATTGATCCTTAAACCATCCCTACCTCTTGAGATCATTAGACCAGATCACTAAAGCTTTCCTTCAGAGCTTGGGAGCCCTTCTTGGATTTCTTCTTCCACTTCACCAAGGAGCCTTGCATCAGTGGACTCTCTCTACTCCAACATGGGACATCATAGATGGCTAGAGGTCACATCGTGCatcatactccctccattccaaattgtaagtcattccaagaatcttggagagtcaaagtttttcaagtttgaccaaatttatataacaaaataataatatttatcataccaagtaagtatcattagattcttcattagttatattttcatattatacctatttgatgtcatcaatctttgtgtttctctctataattttagtcaaacttaaaaaagtttgactctccaagattcttggaatgacttacaatttgggatgaaGGGAGTAGATATTAAGATATTGATCTGGCAAAAACAATAGATGGCTAGAACAATTTAGATGACATGGCTTATCGTGAACATAGAGAAGTAACAATTAATGACTCTTAGTGAGTTGTATCTATATAGGTTATATAGAATATATCCTAGGAATCAATAGATATGGAAGCCTTGATATGGTTACTTAGGCATTTCAGGCATGAGGCATGTTGGTAACAACCAAGTCTAATAGGACTAGACAACAATTGAAACTTGTGGATGATTTTGCTACCGGAAACCTTATTAGGACAACCACATAGTAGTAAACTTGATTATTTTGTATGCCTTGGCAGAGCTAGCTACTACAAGCTCACTTCAGAACCCAAAAGTTGAAGTGCTATTCCAAGTTGTAGATAGCACTTCGTGCTGAAAGGCCTTCTGCTTCAATGGATCATAAGCTTCTTTGCTTACTTTGCTATCTTTTACTCCTCCAGATGCACTTAGACTTTTAATGTTCAAAGCATAGAGAAATGCAGTAAAAGAAATGTACAAGATAGGATAAAGATGCCAGCGGAAGAAAAAAATCTGATGCTAAGCTAAAAGGATCAAACTGATGGCATCTGAAGCAAGAAATATGCTTATTATTACCCAAAGAATGAAAGACACTTCATACACAGCATCCCTGACCAACAAGaaaaagacaaaaactgataataATGCCATGCACATACCTGAAAACATGCTACATAATTTAAGATCAGGCACAAATGGCCATGAGACATGGCTTCAGGTTTCACGCATCAACTGTCTGGGGTCGATAACCGTCTTGAGTGAATAGCGAGATATAAAAAGCTTTTTTCGCAAATATACAGATATACAAGACCTGTAACAATGGAAAAGTACCAACAATGACAGTGCATTGAGATGGAGCTTTTTGTCTAAAGGCATCCTTCAGATTGCAGAGGTGCAGAAAAAACAAATTCAGCAGATCCACACAATCAATGCTTATTTTCAGATTGCAGAGGTGTCACATAACATGACCAAAGAATAATGCCCAAGATACAACGAATTAAATTCCAATGGATATAATTGGAAAAAACCTAAACAACACAAACACTGTTTCATTGAGGTTAAGTTATTGAACTAACGAACAACACACCAACCCAGCCCACCAAATAGTTGCTGCAACAGCTGTTACATGATCCCACCTCTGTAGTTTAGTCGAAGTAGCCTTTATATACACCTCTCTTTCACTCTTTCCATGGAAGTAGTTAGAGTGTGTATAACCAGCCAATTATATTAGTTCAATCTTAGGTTCTTGCATCCAGCAAGAAAGTTGCAGGTTCCGATTTCGCAGCACAGCCATATCTAAAAGTGCTGTACTTTCTATGGACCCCGGTAAGTTTTCCATGAGCTGCTCTTTGGTGCAGTTCAACCATCATCCTAGAGCAAACCCTGCAATGTAGAAGGGACCATGTAACTGTAAGCACAAAACTGAAAAGATATGCCTTTTGTAATATATAAAGAGTAGGGAGGTATAACTACATTAGTTGCTCTTCTGAATATTTTGTGTGCAGCTCACAGCATTTGTTCCAGGACTTGAACCCATTTATGGTGCATTGAGCTGTGTAGATGGCAGCAGCTGCTAGCATAGACGGGCAGAACTGGAGCATCTCGTATTCGACAAGACTCAGCTCGATCATGAAGAAAGACAAGAGTTCGAGCTGTCCAGTAGTATAAAGATTTTGTCAGGGTTTATGTACTTGTACAACAAATCTATAGCTTACATGATTTATTGATCACAAAAACATGAGTATGTATTAGTATCTTACCTTCTTCTCAGATTGTGCTGCCTTTAGAAACCTTCTCATGAAACAGTATGGAGTCGGCACTGACATATTGAAATTAAGTGTGTTCACTATCCTCCTCTCCTGCAGAGATTTCAATGTCAGTTATCTGTTTTATTTTGCACTAAAAATCAACATGCAGCACATTTTTTACCATTTCAAGAATATCAGCCCTTGTGTAGGCGCGATCACAGATTAAGATCAGATCCTCGACCACCGGTACGCTCACTTCTTCATACTTGCACGCGAGCAACATAGCAGTTACACCAACTAACTGAAGCTTCTTCCGCACCACAGTTTCACGTGCCAAGAATCTATCTATGATGTTCACAGTTAGGAAAAGGGTATCCTCCAACAGCTCTAATTTGTAGTGTACCTGCattgaaaaaagaaataaaacatGGAATTTTAAGGTCTTACAGAGCATATGAATAATACTAAATCGAAAGCTTTAGACGTTTGCTTAAAATCCCCACCTCTATCAGCCAGTCAATTAGAATGCCACGCATCTTCTCATTTATATCGGTTTGGTTTGACATGTAATTTGTAGGGACACAGCTTGCACCCTATGTACAAGTGTTGCAATCAGATTACAAATGCCAACAACAGGGTAATTGCAAATATCTTCAGGTTCAAGATTAGAGTTCTACCTCAGTTTTCCTGTAAAATCTGTAAATTTCATCTACATAGTCAACCACAGCCAGGGAGTTTCCTGCATCACAACTGTCAATATCGGGTGCTGCCTCCTCAATATCTTCCATCTCGATCTCtttcagttcagagctcatctgaaaTGACTTGTATTAATGACAATTACTAGATAGACCAATCTATTATGCTTACCAAGGGCTAAGTAATGTCAATTTACCATTTCATCAATCTCCGACAGCATAGGCAAGGGAATGTCATCAGTCATTTTTGTGCTTTCCATATCTGCAGGTGTGTGGAATGCTGTATGTGCGTTTCTTTTCAGTCTTTCACTTCCAATTGGGGCCTGCATGGCAATAAAATATTCTGAGCTGATATATGAATACTACTACTTGTTGAAACAAGGTCGGATTTCACTGTAGCATGTGGAGATGTGAACTGAAAGAAAGTTGCACGACATTTATGAACAAAAAGGTCTACTAGAATAAGATAGTTTGTAGAATATTCAAAttctatatatgcatattcaaATGTACACAACATACAAGAGCAGTCAGCACAAATTAGAAGATTCAGTGGCATAGATCAAAACTTTATATACTATATGCAAAAGCtgaatttattattattatatataaagGACTTCAATATACAAGTTTGAAGTCCATGGGTGCCCTTTCACACTTCACAGGTCAGATATTTGAATGGCCATATTTACCACAAGTTGCAGCAACATGCATCCAAGAATTGTCAATTTCACAGCAAAAACATAGTGCATCACATTCAAATATATAAAAACTTATATGCTACGTGCAAATAAAATCTGAATTCTCTTTCACACTGATGAAATGTCTGAATTGGCGTATTTACCATAAGAAGCAGCAGCATCTATCAGGAAATTATCTAACTGGCAGCAAAAGACAGTGCACTGCACATTCATAATCTGGCTCCTACGTCAATCCTAACTTGTATAATGCCATAATGGGAGCATAAATTTACAGAAACAAACAGCAGTGCACAGAGCAGACACTATCAAACTAGCAACAATTTGAATATCTTTAATGACTATTACCAGATGGGCAACCGTAGGTTGGTTTGCCAGTGTTGCAGCGAATTTCCTGCCAAAAGAGCAAGACATACTACTTCATTAACCTGGTATATATGGTAATTCGATCCAGGATGGTAATTAGTAACTACTAGAAGTGAGGTGTTAGATTGCAAACCTTGTGACCGGACGGTGTCCAACAAAGCCATCTTGATCTTTAGTATTTACAGCAGCAGCTGGTTTTCTGAAGCAATGAAATTAACTCAATTAGAGATCCAGTTCATGCAATTGGAAGCTACAGGTGAAGCAAAATTTGTGCACAGCTCGGGGGGCTTACTCTGAGAGACCCCTCTTGCTGACAGCCAAGTGCTGGTGTGGGCCTCCTATTATGTTCTTGATGTCGCTGAGGGCTCTCCGGTTGGTGTTGGCCATCTCCGGCGCAAACTTGACGCCCTCCATGGCAACACCTTGGTGGCCGTTTTCAGATCTCAGATTCTCCATTGCTGACGAGCTACTGCAGCAAGAAAGTCAAACCGAACGGTACATGAGAAACTGATAAACGCCAAGAGCTACGCGGATCTGCTTAAAGCAAGGCCTTTTGGTTTGAATATCGCGTGACATTCCGCATCGTAGTACGTCAGAACGATTCCAAGACGACAAATGCGGCAGGTAAGACCATAGGAAGGTCAAAAAATGGATTAAAACGCTGGGAATTCCGGGAATTTGAAGAGAGCCACTGATGGCATGTTCCATAGCTGGAGTCTGGAGAGAAACAAGAGATCCCCCCAGCTCAGTCCGAGAAGAGGAAAAGAGGCAACTTTGAGAAATTCGGGGCAAGAAGCTCGGAAGAACTCGGGTTCCGAGAACGCGGGGGCAAATTCTTGGCGTTCTTCGATGGAATCCGAAGAGCATGGGAGATCTTCGGGAGAAGATCCACCGGCAGCAGGCAacaaagctagctagctagctacaagTCTGAATGCAATCTCGCTTTCAGCTGATCTTCTCCCTGAATTGCTCCATCTGACCGGAGATCCAAGGGAGTCACAGCTAAAGAACCCAAATCCAATGCAAAACAAGAGCAGGGAACAATTCAAACCCTAGCGCAAACTAAAGCTCAGACTACCGCACCCAACAACCCCGTTCAAGAAACGCACGCGTCAGTCCAAGAACCAAACTTTCTTTCACCCACACGGCCGCCGGATGCGGACGAGAAGCACGCGCGTACGGACCTAGGGAAGAACCAACGGGCCGGGAGACGAAGCGCAGCACGGCAGGAGCTCCCCCCCCCCTAAGGGACGGCCTCGCTGCCTCTCCGCTGCGGTACCTGCTGGTGGTGGCAGGCAGGAGCCAAGAGGAGGAGCGGAGGAGAGAGACGGGCCACGGGAGCGATAAAATAGGGGGAGGAGACCCAAAAGGGGAAGGGCGGTCCGAGCTGTTTAAACGCAACGGTCGTGCGATGGGGGCCGTCGGATGGGATCTGGACGGCCGGGGCAGCTGTGGGGGCGCCCTCAACGGCTAGGGATTCCACATGTGCTCCTGCTTTCAAAAATAAGCACACTTTGTTTGCAAGCCTTGATGACCCAGCAAAGACTTTAAGACTGTGGATAGATGGCCATTACATGAGGCGGCGTCAGCTTTAAGTTTCCATCTAGTAGACAATATATATGTGCATCTTTTTAATTACCTATGTATGTATaggataaaaagaagcatgtgtaATTCCT
The nucleotide sequence above comes from Miscanthus floridulus cultivar M001 chromosome 18, ASM1932011v1, whole genome shotgun sequence. Encoded proteins:
- the LOC136522081 gene encoding cyclin-B2-2-like produces the protein MENLRSENGHQGVAMEGVKFAPEMANTNRRALSDIKNIIGGPHQHLAVSKRGLSEKPAAAVNTKDQDGFVGHRPVTRKFAATLANQPTVAHLAPIGSERLKRNAHTAFHTPADMESTKMTDDIPLPMLSEIDEMMSSELKEIEMEDIEEAAPDIDSCDAGNSLAVVDYVDEIYRFYRKTEGASCVPTNYMSNQTDINEKMRGILIDWLIEVHYKLELLEDTLFLTVNIIDRFLARETVVRKKLQLVGVTAMLLACKYEEVSVPVVEDLILICDRAYTRADILEMERRIVNTLNFNMSVPTPYCFMRRFLKAAQSEKKLELLSFFMIELSLVEYEMLQFCPSMLAAAAIYTAQCTINGFKSWNKCCELHTKYSEEQLMVCSRMMVELHQRAAHGKLTGVHRKYSTFRYGCAAKSEPATFLLDART